A genomic region of Herbaspirillum sp. DW155 contains the following coding sequences:
- the cas7e gene encoding type I-E CRISPR-associated protein Cas7/Cse4/CasC translates to MSLFLEFHLIQNFAPSNLNRDDTGAPKDAVFGGYRRARVSSQCFKRATRLTIEFPAQHQGIRTKKLLELLRTQLRDQHGRQADDVDSRIETALSAAGLKLKDDGKTEYLLFLGQQEIDGFAELIHAHWDALAAPAGSEKKSKKDAKASAPAELVKQARQIMNGGKALDVALFGRMLADMPEVNQDAACQVAHAISTHRVEREFDYFTAVDDKGGADEAGAGMIGQVEFNSATFYRYAVVDPVKLESNLQGDRELTLAGLRALTLAIARAIPTGKQNTFAAHNPPSFIGVVLRHASPLNLANAFEKPVYARNGEALTGPSVSALAAYDGQLAAVYGDERDQWAYVDLSGAWPQAKGEVKPTLTALADWVVEQVRRELEQ, encoded by the coding sequence ATGAGCCTGTTTCTCGAGTTCCACCTGATCCAGAACTTCGCCCCTTCCAATCTCAATCGTGACGATACGGGCGCGCCCAAGGATGCTGTCTTCGGCGGTTATCGCCGTGCCCGTGTGAGTAGCCAGTGTTTCAAGCGGGCCACTCGCCTGACGATCGAATTCCCGGCGCAGCATCAGGGTATTCGCACCAAGAAGTTGCTGGAGCTTTTGCGTACCCAGTTGCGCGACCAGCATGGCCGCCAGGCTGATGATGTGGATAGCCGCATCGAGACGGCGCTCTCGGCGGCGGGCCTGAAGCTCAAGGACGATGGCAAGACCGAATATCTGCTCTTCCTCGGGCAGCAGGAGATCGACGGTTTCGCTGAACTGATTCATGCGCACTGGGATGCCCTGGCCGCTCCCGCCGGCAGCGAGAAGAAGAGCAAGAAGGACGCCAAGGCGAGTGCGCCAGCCGAACTGGTCAAGCAGGCCAGGCAGATCATGAATGGTGGCAAGGCGCTCGACGTGGCCTTGTTTGGCCGCATGCTGGCCGATATGCCGGAAGTCAATCAGGATGCGGCCTGCCAGGTGGCACACGCCATCAGCACGCACCGCGTAGAGCGCGAGTTTGATTATTTCACCGCCGTGGATGACAAGGGCGGTGCCGATGAAGCCGGGGCCGGCATGATCGGACAGGTGGAATTCAATTCGGCCACCTTCTATCGCTATGCCGTGGTCGATCCCGTCAAGTTGGAGAGCAACCTGCAAGGAGACCGCGAGTTGACGCTGGCCGGATTGCGAGCGTTAACGCTCGCAATCGCCCGCGCCATCCCGACAGGCAAGCAAAATACCTTTGCGGCCCACAACCCGCCCAGTTTCATCGGTGTGGTACTACGTCATGCCAGTCCGCTCAATCTGGCCAATGCCTTTGAAAAGCCGGTCTATGCCCGCAATGGCGAAGCACTGACGGGGCCATCGGTATCGGCCCTGGCGGCCTATGATGGCCAGCTCGCGGCGGTCTATGGCGATGAGCGCGACCAGTGGGCCTACGTCGATCTGTCCGGCGCATGGCCGCAAGCAAAAGGCGAAGTCAAGCCGACGTTGACGGCCTTGGCCGACTGGGTTGTGGAGCAAGTGCGCCGCGAACTGGAGCAATGA
- the casA gene encoding type I-E CRISPR-associated protein Cse1/CasA, translating into MKSYNLLDEPWLPVRYTDGQVREIGLLQLFADAGRIAALAETAPPNLIALYRLLLAITHRALTRQSGSWTVKEMVRYYREGLPAEAIHAYLEHWRERFYVFHPEYPFMQVALLATAEETRNKTKPWTQIALESSNGNAPVLFDHAVDTQPSSMPVSRLICQMLGFLQYTPGGLVKTLRDSDKAGALANTAAVLPLGKTLAQTLCLALHPAKADSAGDLPAWEKAQPQMPALRGEPTLAAGPNDRYTRLSRAILLLADDETGRTVSQIRFAAGLALADDEHAPDTMASYRAGSVGMVRLGFSEGRAIWRDLPSLVPDASGKHALPAAVLGYANVLLEKLGDDDPWLNVMVLGLASDQAKLLRWRVDCFELPQRLLAQPDAGELLRCYLRESEELYASLRKTASIMLAKAMPDPDHKDTRSRARTLFDNGPTAAAYFSTLERRLPELLEILATDQIEQADSYWKASRLEAAEIGWRTVCRQLGDSARALRARAQSESFYLGLIRPLRAHLASPSEETSHV; encoded by the coding sequence ATGAAGTCTTATAACTTGTTGGATGAGCCCTGGCTGCCGGTGCGTTATACCGACGGACAGGTCAGAGAGATTGGTTTGTTGCAGTTGTTTGCCGACGCGGGCCGGATTGCGGCGCTGGCAGAAACGGCGCCGCCCAATCTGATCGCGCTGTATCGCTTGCTGCTGGCCATCACCCATCGGGCCTTGACGCGGCAGTCGGGTAGCTGGACGGTGAAGGAGATGGTGCGTTATTACCGCGAGGGACTGCCGGCTGAGGCAATTCATGCGTATCTGGAGCATTGGCGTGAACGCTTCTACGTGTTTCATCCGGAATATCCCTTCATGCAGGTGGCCTTGTTGGCCACCGCCGAGGAAACGCGCAACAAGACCAAACCTTGGACCCAAATTGCTCTGGAGAGTAGCAACGGCAATGCGCCGGTATTGTTCGATCATGCCGTCGACACGCAACCCAGCAGCATGCCGGTCTCGCGCTTGATATGCCAGATGCTTGGCTTTCTGCAATATACCCCCGGTGGCCTGGTCAAGACGCTGCGCGACTCCGACAAGGCCGGCGCATTGGCCAATACGGCTGCGGTCTTGCCGCTGGGGAAGACGTTGGCGCAGACGCTATGTCTTGCCTTGCATCCCGCCAAAGCCGATAGCGCAGGCGACTTGCCAGCCTGGGAGAAAGCGCAGCCGCAGATGCCCGCGCTGCGTGGCGAGCCGACCTTGGCCGCTGGCCCCAACGACCGATATACGCGCTTGAGCCGTGCAATCCTCTTGCTCGCCGATGATGAGACCGGGCGCACGGTCAGCCAGATACGTTTTGCCGCTGGTCTGGCATTGGCCGATGACGAACACGCACCCGATACCATGGCGAGCTACCGTGCCGGTAGCGTGGGCATGGTACGTCTGGGCTTCAGCGAAGGCAGGGCGATATGGCGCGATCTGCCCAGCCTGGTTCCCGATGCCAGCGGCAAGCATGCTCTGCCGGCGGCGGTGCTGGGTTATGCCAATGTGCTGTTGGAAAAATTGGGTGACGACGACCCCTGGTTGAATGTCATGGTCCTCGGTCTGGCCAGCGATCAGGCCAAACTCCTGCGCTGGCGAGTGGACTGCTTCGAATTGCCACAGCGCCTGTTGGCCCAGCCAGATGCGGGCGAGTTGCTACGCTGCTATTTGCGCGAGAGCGAAGAACTCTATGCCAGCCTCAGGAAGACGGCCAGCATCATGCTCGCCAAAGCCATGCCCGACCCGGACCACAAGGATACGCGCAGTCGCGCCAGAACCCTGTTCGACAATGGCCCCACCGCCGCTGCGTATTTCTCCACGCTGGAGCGGCGCTTGCCTGAGCTGCTGGAAATCCTGGCCACAGATCAGATTGAGCAAGCCGATAGTTATTGGAAGGCATCCAGACTGGAGGCCGCCGAGATAGGGTGGCGCACGGTCTGCCGTCAACTGGGCGACAGCGCCCGTGCATTGCGCGCCCGTGCCCAGTCTGAATCTTTCTATCTGGGGCTGATCCGGCCCTTGCGTGCCCATCTCGCATCCCCCTCCGAGGAGACCTCCCATGTCTGA
- a CDS encoding aldolase/citrate lyase family protein, with protein sequence MRENRLRTLFAQQQLAISGWVSMGNSLLAEVLGHSGYDAVTVDLQHAPFSIESALPMLQAISSTPAMPLVRCSENSLGEINKLLDAGAYGVICPLINTAADAERFVRACHYSPRGGRSYGPARGFLYGGADYFAHANATILTLAMIETREGYANAEAILKTPDLDGIFIGPSDLAIELGLAPDAYDDARLNEAIDHLLALARKLGKYVGIFAGTMDMAQRMKAIGMDLVVPGTDIQQIKAEGMRRVDELR encoded by the coding sequence ATGCGGGAAAACCGGCTGCGCACCCTCTTCGCGCAACAGCAACTGGCCATCTCGGGCTGGGTATCGATGGGCAACTCGCTGCTGGCCGAAGTGCTGGGCCACAGCGGTTACGACGCCGTAACGGTGGACCTGCAGCATGCTCCTTTCTCGATCGAATCGGCGCTGCCCATGCTGCAGGCCATCTCCAGCACCCCGGCCATGCCGCTGGTACGGTGCTCCGAAAACAGCCTGGGTGAAATCAACAAGCTGCTCGATGCCGGCGCCTACGGCGTGATCTGCCCGTTGATCAACACGGCGGCGGACGCCGAGCGCTTCGTGCGGGCCTGCCATTATTCGCCGCGCGGCGGGCGCAGCTATGGTCCGGCGCGCGGCTTCCTGTATGGCGGCGCGGATTACTTCGCGCACGCCAATGCCACCATCCTGACGCTGGCCATGATCGAGACGCGCGAAGGCTATGCCAATGCCGAGGCCATCCTGAAGACCCCTGACCTGGACGGCATCTTCATCGGCCCCAGCGACCTCGCCATCGAACTGGGCCTGGCGCCGGATGCCTACGATGATGCGCGCCTCAATGAGGCCATCGACCATCTGCTGGCGCTGGCGCGCAAGCTGGGCAAGTACGTGGGCATCTTCGCCGGCACCATGGACATGGCCCAGCGCATGAAGGCCATCGGCATGGACCTGGTGGTGCCGGGGACGGATATTCAGCAGATCAAGGCGGAGGGAATGAGACGGGTTGATGAATTACGGTAA
- the cas5e gene encoding type I-E CRISPR-associated protein Cas5/CasD yields the protein MATLLLRLAGPMQAWGTTSRFDERDSGMEPSKSGVIGLICAALGRDRGLPVDDLAALRMAVRVDREGLLMRDYQTATGVLLATGKLRPDRTVVSPRFYLSDAVFLVGLEGDASLLDTIHRALQRPVWPLSLGRKAMPPSLPVWLPEGVQQGDLLTVLGSWPRLATVQGEQAGQPLRLMLEHPSEGAVRLDQPVGPFAQRRFGPRFVKPEVIHVSDQTQA from the coding sequence ATGGCGACCTTGTTGCTGCGACTGGCCGGTCCCATGCAGGCGTGGGGAACGACCAGCCGCTTTGACGAACGTGATAGCGGCATGGAGCCCTCCAAGTCGGGCGTCATCGGATTGATCTGCGCGGCCCTGGGACGTGACCGTGGTCTGCCGGTCGATGATCTGGCAGCCTTGCGCATGGCCGTCAGAGTGGACCGGGAAGGCCTGTTGATGCGTGACTACCAGACCGCGACCGGTGTGCTGTTGGCAACTGGCAAGCTGCGTCCCGATCGCACCGTGGTCAGTCCGCGCTTTTATTTGTCCGACGCGGTTTTCCTGGTCGGCTTGGAGGGGGATGCTTCCCTGTTGGACACCATCCATCGCGCCTTGCAAAGACCGGTCTGGCCGTTGTCACTGGGCCGCAAAGCCATGCCGCCTTCGCTGCCGGTATGGTTGCCTGAAGGCGTGCAGCAGGGCGATCTGCTGACGGTATTGGGTTCCTGGCCGCGCCTGGCCACCGTGCAGGGCGAGCAGGCCGGTCAGCCCTTGCGGTTGATGCTGGAGCATCCCTCGGAAGGTGCGGTCAGGCTCGACCAGCCAGTGGGACCGTTTGCCCAACGTCGCTTTGGTCCGCGCTTTGTCAAACCGGAGGTAATTCATGTATCTGACCAGACTCAGGCTTGA
- the cas3 gene encoding CRISPR-associated helicase Cas3', translating into MPYITPSQRFDALHPAVRSIWAKSGDPQGYGLLCHMLDVAAVAAALLEHCPVDQAWLGQWFALPQSHVRRWLACLVGLHDLGKAIPGFQAKWDAGMQRDRNAGLSFSPDACLKLDRHDAATAKLLVPLLTGRGVQHDWAAAVAQAVSAHHGFNFLPGQTAKPAGEPALWKQVRQEIFDAYWAVLAPSSLPRDQPLSLSAVQWLAGLTSVCDWIGSNADWFAPVERGETPDEHYARSREIAARVLADPDKLAWPSFAPLLRQPEASTDQLIAQILDIPGNVTARPLQQVADRLLAQGQGPSLIVVEAPMGEGKTELAFLASLRLQARQAHRGLYLALPTQATGNAMFERTLKFLRAFADDLTVDLQLAHGGAAMNATVARLRDIWGDSPEDTVRSSAWFAQKRRGLLSPYGVGTVDQGLFGVMNVKHHFVRLWGLANKVVVLDEVHAYDAYTGGLIEMLLRWLKELGCSVILMSATLPDKKREALLRAWNVSDDIPDCPYPRVLVADAVGVRGDSFPARQQAPIAVKGLDESLDSIAAQAMAALEQGGCGAILVNTVDRAQQLYMRLAGAVAPETVVQLFHARFPADERQQIENKVLNIFGSGATRPARALLIATQVAEQSLDIDFDFLISDLAPVDLLLQRAGRLHRHQRDARPLAHQQPRLYVAGLLAERLPDLLSTGWGRIYGDYLCLVTWALLLNEPLWHLPDDIDRLVQAVYAPWPVLPPLATEIVEKIEDVSRIEHKSLIDWQAQLARHVAIDPRDSPDYAYQDKPHGADEDDTLALRNQTRLGGESVTAIPVCVNADGRWSLHEDGAAFDPHAPLDDALARLLYARQIKISRQALLRHLLAQEAYPALSEHPLLSHFQPLLLRDGICQVGTLCVSLDPALGLVYSTQPARQSP; encoded by the coding sequence TTGCCGTACATCACGCCTTCTCAGCGCTTCGATGCGCTTCATCCGGCCGTCAGGAGTATCTGGGCCAAAAGCGGTGATCCGCAGGGTTACGGTCTGCTGTGCCACATGCTGGACGTGGCTGCTGTGGCTGCCGCTCTTCTGGAGCATTGTCCGGTGGATCAAGCCTGGCTCGGACAGTGGTTCGCCTTGCCGCAATCCCATGTGCGACGATGGTTGGCCTGTCTCGTTGGCCTGCATGATCTGGGCAAGGCCATTCCCGGCTTCCAGGCCAAGTGGGATGCCGGGATGCAGCGCGACCGCAATGCCGGCCTCTCCTTTTCTCCGGATGCTTGCCTGAAGCTTGATCGTCATGACGCGGCCACGGCAAAACTGCTCGTCCCCTTGTTGACGGGCAGAGGCGTGCAGCACGACTGGGCCGCAGCGGTCGCGCAAGCCGTCAGTGCGCATCATGGTTTCAATTTCTTGCCCGGACAAACCGCCAAGCCTGCGGGCGAGCCTGCCCTATGGAAACAAGTTCGCCAGGAAATATTCGATGCCTATTGGGCGGTGCTGGCCCCATCCTCTCTTCCCCGAGATCAACCCCTCTCATTGAGTGCTGTGCAATGGCTCGCGGGCCTGACCAGCGTGTGCGACTGGATAGGTTCCAACGCCGACTGGTTTGCTCCGGTCGAGCGCGGCGAGACCCCTGACGAACATTACGCCCGATCACGCGAGATAGCCGCTCGGGTACTGGCCGATCCGGACAAACTGGCCTGGCCTTCGTTTGCGCCTTTGCTGCGGCAACCAGAGGCCTCTACCGACCAGCTTATCGCCCAGATTCTGGATATCCCTGGCAACGTCACGGCGCGCCCGCTGCAACAAGTCGCTGATCGTCTGCTCGCGCAAGGGCAGGGGCCTTCGCTGATCGTCGTGGAGGCGCCGATGGGGGAGGGCAAGACCGAACTGGCCTTTCTCGCCAGCTTGCGCCTGCAGGCGCGCCAGGCTCATCGCGGCCTCTATCTCGCCTTGCCGACCCAGGCTACAGGCAATGCGATGTTCGAGCGGACTTTGAAGTTTCTCCGCGCCTTTGCCGACGATTTGACAGTCGATCTCCAGCTCGCCCATGGGGGCGCGGCGATGAATGCCACGGTGGCGCGCTTGCGCGATATCTGGGGAGATTCGCCCGAGGATACCGTGCGATCTTCGGCCTGGTTCGCACAGAAACGGCGTGGACTGCTTTCTCCCTATGGCGTGGGTACGGTCGATCAGGGTCTGTTCGGGGTCATGAACGTCAAGCATCATTTCGTGCGGCTATGGGGGCTGGCCAACAAGGTCGTCGTGCTCGATGAAGTGCACGCTTACGATGCCTATACGGGTGGTCTCATCGAAATGCTCCTGCGCTGGTTGAAGGAACTGGGCTGCTCGGTGATCCTGATGAGCGCCACCCTGCCCGACAAGAAACGTGAAGCGCTGCTGCGTGCCTGGAATGTCAGCGATGACATTCCCGATTGTCCTTATCCAAGGGTGCTGGTGGCCGATGCCGTCGGCGTGCGGGGCGATAGTTTTCCGGCACGTCAGCAGGCTCCCATTGCGGTGAAGGGGCTCGATGAGTCGCTCGACAGTATTGCCGCCCAAGCGATGGCTGCATTGGAGCAGGGCGGTTGCGGCGCGATTCTGGTCAATACGGTGGATCGTGCGCAGCAGCTTTACATGCGTCTGGCTGGCGCTGTCGCGCCAGAGACTGTGGTGCAACTATTTCACGCCCGTTTTCCGGCTGACGAACGCCAGCAGATCGAAAACAAGGTCCTCAACATCTTCGGATCGGGTGCCACCCGGCCCGCTCGCGCCCTGCTGATCGCTACTCAGGTGGCCGAGCAAAGCCTGGACATCGACTTCGACTTTCTCATTTCCGATCTGGCCCCGGTCGACCTGTTACTGCAGCGCGCCGGTCGCTTGCATCGTCATCAGCGCGATGCACGTCCGCTGGCGCATCAGCAGCCACGGCTGTATGTCGCCGGCCTGTTGGCCGAGCGCCTACCGGATTTGCTGAGTACCGGTTGGGGCCGGATCTATGGCGATTACCTGTGCCTGGTGACCTGGGCTCTTTTGCTCAACGAACCGTTGTGGCATCTGCCAGATGATATCGACCGGCTGGTGCAGGCGGTCTATGCGCCGTGGCCTGTGTTGCCTCCGTTGGCGACCGAGATCGTCGAGAAAATCGAGGATGTCAGCCGTATTGAGCACAAGTCGCTCATCGACTGGCAGGCACAACTGGCCCGCCATGTAGCCATCGATCCGCGTGACTCGCCCGACTATGCCTATCAAGACAAGCCCCATGGCGCAGACGAAGACGATACCTTGGCCCTGCGCAATCAGACCCGGCTGGGTGGTGAGAGCGTTACTGCCATCCCCGTCTGCGTGAACGCCGATGGCCGTTGGAGCCTGCATGAAGACGGCGCCGCATTCGATCCGCACGCGCCGCTCGATGATGCCTTGGCACGCCTGCTCTATGCGCGCCAGATCAAGATTTCCCGTCAAGCCCTGCTCAGGCACTTGCTCGCGCAAGAGGCCTATCCGGCCCTGTCCGAACATCCCTTGCTGAGTCACTTTCAGCCATTGCTCCTGCGCGACGGCATCTGCCAGGTCGGCACACTTTGCGTTTCCCTGGACCCGGCATTGGGTCTGGTCTATTCCACCCAACCTGCAAGGCAATCACCATGA
- the casB gene encoding type I-E CRISPR-associated protein Cse2/CasB codes for MSDHTQAFIQHLQDLQQHNRGAMAILRRSAGFAPGAYPPAFPYVERFVPVDSHAQDSARLALYVTAALYARHPQHGPAQSLAAALGKLMQERQSGSIEQRFVALLAADPEDLPHYLRQIITLVAADGHAINYEALLEDLFRYLHPYQFEARDRIRQRWARDFYRQPSLQEH; via the coding sequence ATGTCTGACCATACGCAGGCGTTTATCCAGCATTTGCAAGATCTGCAGCAACACAACCGTGGCGCGATGGCGATCTTGCGCCGTAGCGCCGGCTTCGCGCCGGGCGCTTATCCGCCCGCCTTTCCTTACGTGGAGCGATTCGTTCCCGTCGATAGTCATGCCCAGGACAGTGCGCGCCTGGCCCTGTATGTGACGGCCGCACTGTATGCGCGCCACCCCCAGCATGGACCTGCACAAAGCCTGGCAGCAGCCTTAGGCAAGCTGATGCAGGAGCGCCAGAGCGGCAGTATCGAACAGCGCTTTGTCGCCTTGCTGGCGGCTGATCCCGAAGACCTGCCGCACTATCTGCGCCAGATCATCACCCTGGTGGCAGCCGATGGTCATGCCATCAATTACGAAGCGTTGCTGGAGGATCTGTTCCGTTATTTGCATCCCTATCAGTTCGAGGCGCGTGACCGCATCCGTCAGCGCTGGGCGCGGGATTTCTATCGCCAGCCCAGCCTGCAAGAGCATTAA
- the cas2e gene encoding type I-E CRISPR-associated endoribonuclease Cas2e gives MLVIVLENAPPRLRGRMAIWLLEVRAGVYVGNYSRKVREYLWEQVVEGLEDGNAVMAWQANTESGFEFLTLGKNRRMPAEFDGARLVSFFPVADQG, from the coding sequence ATGCTGGTCATCGTTCTTGAGAATGCACCCCCACGGCTGCGCGGCCGCATGGCGATCTGGTTGTTGGAAGTGCGGGCTGGCGTCTATGTAGGCAATTACAGCCGAAAGGTCCGCGAATACCTTTGGGAGCAGGTCGTCGAGGGACTGGAGGACGGCAACGCTGTCATGGCCTGGCAAGCGAATACTGAATCCGGTTTCGAATTCTTGACCCTGGGAAAGAACCGGCGCATGCCTGCTGAGTTTGACGGGGCGAGGTTAGTGTCATTTTTTCCTGTCGCTGACCAGGGATGA
- the cas6e gene encoding type I-E CRISPR-associated protein Cas6/Cse3/CasE, which translates to MYLTRLRLDGRTAHGRRDLASAYEMHRTLTRAFVEGDDARPARFLWRLDSVDVMRGEAVLLVQSDQPGRWDSLPAGYVLEHLAKPLDLSALLQEQRHYRFRLLANPTVSREGKRYGLNKEEEQIAWLNRQMNKAGCALRDVLRTRSERWVLRKKGHLITVQAVGFEGILQLEQPASLQSVMVQGIGHAKSLGLGLLSLAPVRRG; encoded by the coding sequence ATGTATCTGACCAGACTCAGGCTTGATGGCCGCACTGCGCATGGCCGCCGGGACCTGGCCAGTGCTTACGAAATGCATCGCACGCTGACGCGGGCTTTTGTCGAAGGCGATGATGCCCGTCCTGCACGTTTCCTATGGCGGCTTGACAGCGTGGATGTGATGCGGGGCGAGGCGGTCCTACTGGTGCAGTCGGACCAGCCAGGGCGTTGGGACAGTTTGCCTGCCGGGTACGTCCTCGAGCATCTCGCCAAGCCACTGGATTTGTCTGCGTTGCTGCAAGAGCAGCGGCATTACCGGTTTCGCCTCTTGGCCAATCCGACCGTCTCCCGGGAAGGCAAGCGCTATGGCTTGAACAAGGAAGAGGAGCAGATAGCCTGGCTCAACAGACAGATGAATAAAGCCGGTTGCGCCCTGCGTGACGTCCTGCGCACCCGTAGCGAACGTTGGGTGCTCAGGAAAAAAGGCCATCTCATCACGGTGCAGGCCGTGGGCTTTGAAGGCATCTTGCAGCTTGAGCAGCCGGCCTCATTGCAATCGGTGATGGTCCAGGGGATCGGTCATGCGAAGTCCTTGGGCCTGGGTCTTCTCTCACTGGCTCCTGTACGTCGTGGCTGA
- the cas1e gene encoding type I-E CRISPR-associated endonuclease Cas1e, with amino-acid sequence MKERLSVLFVERCQLDVLDGAFVAVDVTGVRTHIPVGGVACLMLEPGVRASHAACKLAAEVGTLLVWVGEAGVRLYSAGQPGGARADRLLHQARLALDDEARLKVVREMYRRRFGEEPPQRRSVDQLRGIEGARVRAMYKHLAEQYGVKWHGRNYDRNDWDAADVVNRCLSAANHCLYGVTEAAVLAAGYAPAIGFIHSGKPLSFVYDIADIYKFETVVPVAFAVASRSSGSNDERTVRQHCRDMFRKSRLLERIIPDIEDILAAGGLQPPEVQGVVEPAIPNEKGLGDAGHRS; translated from the coding sequence ATCAAGGAGCGGCTTTCCGTTCTGTTTGTGGAGCGTTGTCAGTTGGACGTGCTCGATGGCGCGTTTGTGGCGGTTGATGTGACCGGAGTGCGTACCCATATTCCCGTGGGTGGTGTTGCTTGCCTGATGCTGGAGCCAGGCGTGCGGGCCTCACATGCGGCGTGCAAGTTGGCCGCCGAGGTCGGTACCTTGCTGGTGTGGGTTGGGGAGGCCGGTGTACGCCTGTACTCTGCCGGGCAGCCCGGCGGAGCGCGTGCGGATCGCTTGTTGCATCAGGCCAGGCTGGCGCTGGATGATGAGGCCAGGTTGAAAGTCGTGCGCGAGATGTATCGCCGCAGATTTGGCGAAGAGCCACCGCAACGGCGCAGCGTGGACCAGTTACGTGGCATCGAGGGTGCACGCGTGAGAGCCATGTACAAGCACCTGGCCGAACAATATGGCGTGAAGTGGCATGGCCGCAATTACGACCGTAATGATTGGGATGCTGCTGACGTGGTAAACCGGTGTTTGTCTGCGGCCAATCACTGCTTGTATGGAGTGACGGAGGCCGCCGTTCTGGCTGCCGGGTATGCGCCTGCCATCGGGTTCATTCATAGTGGCAAGCCCTTGTCCTTCGTCTACGATATTGCCGACATCTACAAGTTCGAAACTGTGGTCCCGGTCGCTTTTGCGGTGGCATCCCGGTCCAGCGGCAGTAACGATGAACGTACGGTGCGCCAGCATTGCCGTGACATGTTTCGAAAGAGCCGCTTGCTGGAGCGCATCATTCCTGACATCGAGGATATTTTGGCGGCCGGTGGACTGCAGCCACCTGAGGTGCAGGGTGTGGTGGAGCCAGCCATACCGAATGAGAAGGGCTTGGGTGATGCTGGTCATCGTTCTTGA
- a CDS encoding aldo/keto reductase: MHYRRLGKSNLKVSALCLGSMMFGDQTDVQESGRIVASAREHGINFIDTADVYTKGKSEEIVGKLLAGQRHEWVLASKLGNAMSGRPNESHYSRSWIVRETENILRRLDTDYLDILYMHRDYQDENLEEAVQALGDLIRAGKIRGFGVSNFRGWRIAEIVRLCEKNKVPLPLVCQPYYNLLNRQPEVEILPACAHYGLGVVPYSPIARGVLTGKYQPGQKPPEGTRAGRGDKRMMETEFREESLLIAQRLQQHCEGRGIKLGQFATAWVLANSAISSVIAGPRTLAQMEDYYDAVELKISAEEEALVDELVTPGHASTHGYNDPNYPFFGRVVKD; encoded by the coding sequence ATGCATTATCGTCGCCTCGGCAAGAGCAACCTGAAGGTATCGGCCCTGTGTCTGGGTTCCATGATGTTCGGCGACCAGACCGATGTGCAGGAATCTGGCCGCATCGTGGCTTCGGCCCGCGAGCACGGCATCAATTTCATTGATACGGCCGACGTCTACACCAAGGGCAAGTCCGAGGAAATCGTCGGCAAGCTGCTGGCCGGGCAGCGCCACGAGTGGGTGCTGGCGAGCAAGCTGGGCAACGCCATGAGTGGCAGGCCCAATGAATCGCATTACTCGCGCAGCTGGATCGTGCGCGAGACCGAGAACATCCTCAGGCGTCTCGATACCGATTACCTGGACATCCTCTACATGCACCGTGACTACCAGGACGAGAACCTGGAAGAAGCGGTGCAGGCGCTGGGCGACCTGATACGTGCGGGCAAGATCCGCGGCTTTGGCGTCTCCAACTTCCGTGGCTGGCGCATAGCCGAGATCGTGCGCCTGTGCGAGAAGAACAAGGTACCGCTGCCGCTGGTGTGCCAGCCGTATTACAACCTGCTGAACCGCCAGCCTGAAGTGGAAATCCTGCCGGCCTGCGCGCACTATGGTTTGGGCGTGGTGCCGTACAGCCCGATTGCGCGCGGCGTGCTCACCGGCAAGTACCAGCCCGGCCAGAAGCCCCCCGAAGGCACGCGCGCAGGGCGCGGTGACAAGCGCATGATGGAAACCGAATTCCGCGAAGAATCACTCTTGATCGCGCAGCGCCTGCAACAGCACTGCGAAGGGCGCGGCATCAAGTTGGGCCAGTTCGCCACCGCCTGGGTGCTGGCCAATTCGGCTATCAGCAGTGTGATCGCCGGACCGCGCACGCTGGCGCAGATGGAGGATTACTACGATGCGGTTGAGTTGAAGATCAGTGCAGAGGAAGAGGCGCTGGTGGATGAACTGGTCACGCCGGGGCATGCTTCCACGCATGGGTATAACGATCCGAATTATCCGTTCTTTGGGCGGGTGGTGAAGGATTGA